A region of the Dreissena polymorpha isolate Duluth1 chromosome 6, UMN_Dpol_1.0, whole genome shotgun sequence genome:
GGAATGATGCTCTCCCCAAACTGTTCACCACGACGAGCTCTTTGTCTCTTACGTAATGCTCTGAACACTATTATCATTGTAATAATTATCACAACAGCAAGAACAGCTATTGTCACAGCAGCCACTGTGTCAGATGGGTAACTCTTGAAATCTTCATCGTGAGGGTTATAATTGTTGTCCTGTCCAGAGTTAGTGACATTGGCTGCAGGCGTGAGCGTAGATGGCACTGGGATCCCCACATTACTGCCAATGTCCTCTAAAACCATAGTGGAAGGAGACAATGATGTCTGATCAATCCTTCTTTGACTTGGTAATGTGTGACATAGTTCTTGATCAAGTCTTCTTTTCACTGTTTGCTGTCAAGCAGTTTTGAAATGGTTGTCTGCATTTCAATTAAATTCGTACTTCTGAAACAAACATGagacaaataaatattatcatgGTATTTCCAACAACATATCTCTTGAGTTTCtgctttaaagggacttgtttacattCTTGAATACATTTGTACTATAAGTTCATTGTCACAGATTAAAAATTATGTatgcataaaattaaaacaagcaaaacaaCACTAGGAAAAACACTAAAGCAAACTGTTTTATTGGTATTCATCAAAcaaatttatgaaaaatattaaaaccTTTTTAATGCTTTTCATAAAACATTTAGACAAAGCATGTATAACAGATATAGAGATGAAACTATCAAATTCAAAAGGCTGTGGAGTGCATAAGCTTTTGCTTTTAGAGATTCAAGGTTCAAACACCAGGGgcaaaaacattgttttattttatctttgGCCATGtaattataatcattaaaaacTAGTCCAAGTATTAAAGGACATTTAgtaaattcattaaattacacttttgaaaataaacaaaatctcttaaCAAAGCCCTATATTACTTAAAGAACTTCAACATTCAAGTGCGTAGCAAATGAGGTGGAAGGGGTTGCGGCTGCCCCCTGAATATTTCGCCTAGTCATTGATACATAAGTCGCAATATGTTTTGCCATAAAATCTATGTGTCTGTGAATGCTAATGTTAATGCTTTGACTCACATGGTTTGTGTCATAAACAGGGGATACATCCAGTTATATCCAAATGTTGTGATGGCactgttttttaataaattgtatgaTTCTTTTAAACCCAATGCTTGTCTTAAAAACAGATAAGttgtcttttaaaaatatttttttctcgaAATTGGTGTGATTTATAATTATAGATTATATTAACTGAAATTCGTACAGTTATAGATTATTTTATTGGCAATATGCAAAGAATTATAAATGAGTGAATTTCTCATTTATAACAATGAATATTTCTAATCAAACCAGAATTGTATGTATTCAAAAAGAGCATGCACAAAGTAGAAACCAGAACAATTTTTATTCCAAGCCAAGTTGTTGCATGC
Encoded here:
- the LOC127835330 gene encoding uncharacterized protein LOC127835330 — translated: MVLEDIGSNVGIPVPSTLTPAANVTNSGQDNNYNPHDEDFKSYPSDTVAAVTIAVLAVVIIITMIIVFRALRKRQRARRGEQFGESIIPTVTTGVMGTGGAAYANALNNRVPVESPVRWESVNPSTQSSTQSEHTDTSYMERTR